The following proteins are encoded in a genomic region of Arachis ipaensis cultivar K30076 chromosome B02, Araip1.1, whole genome shotgun sequence:
- the LOC107626801 gene encoding glutathione S-transferase T2-like, protein MTRGVVAYKKRWYKINKTVAQFAGCYDQASRNIRSGSKADDIKEFAYKLYSTNYGKKFTFERHWNMLRLEQKWRSQLPTQSSGSKRTKVSATGAYSSSSNPETPLADKPSVDSPVRPQGSKKSKRKGKEKAQMSEDFSGKKIISG, encoded by the coding sequence ATGACAAGGGGGGTAGTTGCATATAAGAAACGATGGTATAAGATCAACAAGACTGTTGCACAATTTGCTGGTTGCTACGATCAAGCTAGTCGAAATATAAGGAGTGGTTCGAAAGCTGATGATATAAAGGAGTTTGCCTATAAACTTTATTCCACAAATTATGGTAAAAAATTCACTTTTGAGAGGCATTGGAACATGCTTCGGTTGGAGCAAAAATGGAGAAGCCAACTACCTACACAGAGTAGTGGCTCAAAGAGAACCAAGGTTAGTGCAACTGGAGCATACTCATCCTCATCAAACCCAGAAACACCGTTGGCTGACAAACCCAGTGTGGACTCTCCCGTTCGCCCACAAGGATCAAAGAAGAGCAAGCGAAAAGGTAAGGAAAAAGCACAAATGTCTGAAGATTTTAGCGGAAAAAAAATCATCAGTGGTTAA